A DNA window from Micromonospora sp. NBC_01739 contains the following coding sequences:
- a CDS encoding alpha/beta fold hydrolase has protein sequence MNRIDVVFVHGLLSSRRAWLPMTELLSKDPELPGLRIHFFEYASQLVRFRPDRRIPHLNDIADRLRTYLRDDLPADARLVVLVSHSQGGLIVQRFLARTLAAAHGHELAPIRRVVMFACPNSGSQFLGSLRKLTLRRRSPQERELRPLHEGIIETHNAVIRGVLQARERTATEWPIPVSTYAGISDNIVPPVLANWTFTMTGVLPGDHFSVIRPSSPEDSCYRALKKEIQTAAEEPGEPEIEPAASPAAERTDSSSKPPASVRTAPASSTALDRPDRAGRISIDPPLARLTSPVYGRDDLLKEITGEFRTGRSGPSVHVLHGLPGSGKSHLALEIASRALRQGRQVWWVSALRLSSGMREVASRLGAPTGLVDRAWSGGSSATDLVWRFLNQAEQRWVLIIDNVDEPRLLDPVDEDIADGTGWLRPPTDPDNLVIITSRDGDRTTWPSWSVRHPVPPLSEQDGALVLLDRAGSVAGTVEQAQRLSAALGGLPLALRAVGDYLKSVHTTRVWQGTQVLRNFDSYLQDLQQRFALPPGARGELDEPTGLGVTSSVFDISLDLLARRGLTQAGNLLRVLACLNVAPVPYHRVLDQQALMRSPLFSEFTGRQRLTVLEGLADLSLIELYEVESVRDEDFRHVMSLHPLVHGMMRDHPDLRQRTNEYYSLISKMLTAAVKDRNPDAQSAWDGWYLIAPHTIGVARDYLLTSGVRYERVTVLATLELVRLTARYLIATGLALAAEELLVAVVAGCQAFDVNPTDREMLALRHELARAALELQRPHDAEELLRELIADRTAVLGANHADTLASRHKLARAIMAQNGRWAEAEQELTAIVAAEDRVRGPEHSDTMVIRHSLARAILLQGRTAEAETMLREILAIRLRHWAPTEPETLFVRQSLARCLYELSRYEEAEQESGAALNSVEPGQADRPEVLWLRWTLAQVHIEQGKIDTARTELTQLHLDRERVLGEAHPDTVTTRETLNKLTRFVPPQPGAADREPLAETDQEKQT, from the coding sequence GTGAACCGGATCGACGTCGTCTTCGTCCATGGCCTGCTCTCCTCCCGGCGCGCCTGGCTTCCGATGACGGAGCTGCTGTCCAAGGATCCAGAGCTGCCAGGGCTACGGATTCACTTCTTCGAGTACGCCTCGCAACTCGTTCGGTTCCGGCCGGACCGCCGGATTCCCCATCTCAACGACATCGCCGACCGGCTGCGCACATATCTGCGGGACGATCTTCCGGCCGACGCCCGGCTGGTGGTACTCGTCTCGCACAGCCAGGGTGGTCTGATCGTCCAACGGTTCCTGGCGCGCACCCTGGCTGCGGCGCACGGTCACGAGTTGGCCCCGATCCGCCGGGTGGTGATGTTCGCCTGTCCGAATTCCGGGTCACAGTTCCTCGGCTCGTTGCGCAAACTGACCCTACGACGACGCAGTCCCCAGGAACGGGAATTGCGTCCACTGCACGAGGGAATCATCGAGACCCACAACGCGGTGATTCGTGGCGTACTTCAGGCCCGCGAGCGCACCGCCACGGAATGGCCGATCCCCGTCTCGACCTACGCTGGGATATCCGACAACATCGTCCCGCCGGTGCTCGCCAACTGGACCTTCACCATGACCGGCGTTCTTCCCGGTGATCATTTCTCGGTGATCCGGCCCAGTTCCCCCGAAGACTCATGCTATCGGGCGCTCAAGAAAGAGATCCAGACAGCGGCCGAGGAGCCCGGCGAACCCGAGATCGAACCTGCGGCCTCCCCCGCCGCGGAACGGACCGACTCGTCATCGAAGCCGCCTGCATCGGTCAGGACCGCACCGGCGAGCAGCACTGCCCTGGACCGGCCGGACCGGGCCGGCCGGATCTCCATCGACCCACCCCTGGCCCGCCTCACCTCACCCGTCTACGGGCGGGATGACTTGCTCAAAGAGATCACCGGCGAATTCCGTACCGGCCGGAGCGGCCCATCCGTGCACGTTCTGCACGGTCTTCCCGGCAGCGGCAAGAGTCACCTGGCGCTGGAGATCGCAAGCCGCGCTCTCCGGCAGGGACGCCAGGTCTGGTGGGTCTCGGCGCTCCGATTGAGTTCCGGCATGCGTGAGGTCGCCAGTCGACTCGGTGCACCGACTGGTCTGGTGGACCGGGCGTGGTCCGGCGGCTCAAGCGCGACCGACCTTGTCTGGCGCTTCCTCAACCAGGCCGAGCAGCGTTGGGTGCTCATCATCGACAACGTCGACGAACCGCGGTTGCTCGACCCGGTTGACGAGGACATCGCGGACGGCACCGGCTGGCTGCGCCCACCGACGGACCCAGACAACCTCGTGATCATCACCAGCCGCGACGGCGACCGCACCACCTGGCCGTCCTGGTCGGTGCGGCACCCGGTGCCGCCGCTGAGTGAGCAGGACGGTGCCCTGGTGCTGCTCGACCGGGCCGGCAGCGTGGCCGGTACCGTGGAACAGGCTCAGCGACTCAGCGCCGCGCTCGGTGGGCTGCCACTCGCGCTACGCGCCGTCGGCGACTACCTGAAGTCCGTCCACACCACGCGGGTCTGGCAGGGCACTCAGGTGCTGCGGAATTTCGACAGTTACCTACAGGACCTGCAACAGCGTTTCGCGCTACCGCCAGGTGCTCGGGGGGAACTCGACGAGCCGACCGGCCTCGGTGTCACCAGCAGTGTCTTCGACATCTCCCTGGACCTGTTGGCTCGGCGAGGGCTGACCCAGGCCGGCAATCTGCTGCGGGTTCTCGCCTGCCTCAACGTCGCGCCCGTGCCCTACCACCGGGTGCTCGACCAGCAGGCCCTGATGCGATCTCCGCTGTTCTCCGAGTTCACCGGCCGACAGCGACTCACCGTGCTGGAAGGTCTCGCCGACCTCTCCCTGATCGAGTTGTACGAGGTGGAGTCCGTCCGCGACGAGGACTTCCGGCACGTCATGTCGCTACATCCACTGGTGCACGGGATGATGCGCGACCACCCAGATCTCCGGCAACGAACCAACGAGTACTACAGCCTGATCAGCAAGATGCTGACCGCGGCGGTCAAAGACCGAAACCCGGACGCGCAGTCGGCCTGGGACGGCTGGTACCTCATCGCTCCGCACACCATCGGGGTCGCCCGGGACTATCTGCTGACCAGCGGAGTGCGGTACGAGCGGGTGACCGTCTTGGCAACACTGGAACTGGTACGGCTGACCGCGCGGTACCTGATCGCCACCGGCCTGGCGCTTGCCGCCGAGGAGTTGCTCGTTGCTGTGGTGGCCGGCTGCCAGGCGTTCGATGTGAACCCGACGGACAGAGAGATGCTGGCGCTACGGCACGAACTGGCCCGCGCGGCGCTGGAGTTGCAGCGACCGCACGACGCCGAGGAACTCCTTCGCGAGCTGATCGCCGATCGGACGGCCGTACTTGGCGCCAATCACGCGGACACGCTGGCCAGCCGGCACAAACTCGCCCGCGCCATCATGGCGCAGAACGGTCGGTGGGCCGAGGCAGAACAGGAACTCACCGCGATCGTCGCCGCAGAGGACAGGGTTCGCGGGCCTGAGCATTCCGACACGATGGTCATCCGGCACAGCCTGGCTCGGGCGATCCTTCTCCAGGGCCGGACCGCCGAAGCCGAGACGATGCTGCGGGAGATCCTGGCGATCCGGCTGCGCCACTGGGCACCCACAGAGCCGGAGACCCTGTTCGTTCGACAGAGCCTGGCCCGGTGCCTTTACGAGCTGTCTCGATACGAGGAGGCCGAACAGGAGAGCGGGGCAGCGCTCAACAGCGTCGAGCCCGGCCAGGCGGACCGTCCAGAAGTGCTTTGGCTGCGTTGGACGCTGGCCCAGGTGCACATAGAACAAGGAAAGATCGACACCGCGCGGACCGAGTTGACCCAACTGCACCTCGATCGCGAACGGGTGCTGGGCGAGGCACACCCCGACACGGTGACCACCCGCGAGACGCTGAACAAGCTGACGCGGTTCGTGCCACCACAACCAGGTGCGGCCGATCGGGAGCCGCTAGCTGAGACCGACCAGGAGAAGCAGACATGA
- a CDS encoding PhzF family phenazine biosynthesis protein — MNTNGTRLFVVDAFTDEPFRGNPAGVVILDEQRDDAWMQAIASEMRHSETAFALPGQDGWWQLRWFTPTVEVDLCGHATLATAHVLGGSTRFRTRSGELTCTVSPDGWIEMDFPADPPTPVSAPPELRRALADDVTVVTVARGVSDLLVEVASPHDVRAARPDLSLLASIPVRGVILTAYDDERDRIVSRCFYPAVGVPEDPVTGSAHCTIGSWWAERLHRDELVAEQLSTRGGTLRLTRQGDRIRLGGRGVTVWHGEIAV, encoded by the coding sequence ATGAATACGAACGGCACCCGACTGTTCGTCGTTGACGCCTTCACGGACGAGCCGTTCCGCGGCAACCCGGCCGGTGTGGTCATCCTCGATGAACAGCGCGATGACGCCTGGATGCAGGCCATCGCCAGCGAGATGCGACATTCGGAGACGGCATTCGCGCTGCCCGGACAGGACGGTTGGTGGCAGTTGCGCTGGTTCACCCCGACGGTCGAGGTGGACCTCTGCGGCCACGCGACCCTCGCCACCGCGCACGTGCTGGGCGGTTCGACCCGCTTCCGTACCCGCAGCGGAGAGCTGACCTGCACGGTGTCGCCGGACGGTTGGATCGAGATGGACTTCCCGGCCGATCCGCCGACACCAGTGTCGGCACCGCCCGAGCTCCGTCGCGCCCTCGCCGACGACGTCACCGTCGTAACCGTGGCCCGCGGGGTGTCCGACCTGCTCGTCGAGGTCGCCAGCCCACACGATGTCCGTGCCGCACGCCCCGACCTTTCGCTACTGGCCTCGATCCCGGTACGCGGCGTCATCCTCACCGCATACGACGATGAGCGTGACCGGATCGTCAGCCGATGCTTCTATCCCGCCGTGGGTGTTCCCGAAGATCCGGTCACCGGTTCTGCCCACTGCACCATCGGCAGTTGGTGGGCCGAGCGACTACACCGCGACGAGTTGGTCGCCGAGCAGCTCTCCACGCGCGGCGGCACCCTGCGGTTGACCCGGCAGGGAGACCGCATCCGCCTCGGCGGGCGCGGGGTCACCGTCTGGCACGGTGAGATCGCGGTCTGA